One window of Chryseobacterium indologenes genomic DNA carries:
- a CDS encoding ABC1 kinase family protein yields the protein MFDKQQRKLKRSARLISVLSKYGFKDILARMNGGNKQEETPGSDEIISKGTVYERIRLALEELGPTFVKLGQTFSNREDLLPPELIQELQKLQDKVETVDMDVEEALESEFNISVKDYFREIQKQPLATASIAQVYKAVLLDGSPVILKLRKPDVQSVIEDDLLLIKDIEKLISAYSEIGEKLNLKQAISTFERSLLEEVSLTNERNNILQFRLNFKNNKETYVPKVYEEFSNNNILCMEFIDGIKVTDKSVLLANDIDPVKVSEAGLRLFVSQILDYGFFHADPHAGNILVKKDGKIVFIDFGAVGKIQPNDKEILENLIVSFVAKNSHKIVRSLKKMAISYEIPDERRFENDVEDILNFVHSSSLQDINVQVIINKMKDILKDNRLYMPDYFYLLFKGISLIEGVGRSINPDLDIVKSLHPYTKKIFTKKINPKNLLKTGMDRMMNFTDNVDEIPKELRSVLQKLDENKFTVSSEIKNIDKTNQLIKSSVINLILAMILGANIIATAIVFSSESGPRIGELSLVAVLGFVFSIILVLILLLRVTRK from the coding sequence ATGTTTGATAAGCAGCAAAGAAAACTGAAAAGATCCGCAAGACTGATTTCCGTATTGAGTAAATATGGATTTAAAGATATTCTGGCAAGGATGAATGGAGGAAATAAGCAGGAAGAAACTCCCGGCTCAGACGAGATTATTTCAAAAGGAACCGTTTACGAAAGAATAAGACTGGCTCTTGAAGAGCTAGGACCTACTTTTGTAAAATTAGGCCAGACATTCAGTAACAGGGAAGATTTATTACCACCGGAGCTGATTCAGGAGCTGCAGAAACTTCAGGACAAAGTGGAAACAGTAGATATGGATGTAGAAGAAGCACTGGAAAGCGAATTCAATATTTCCGTAAAGGACTATTTCCGCGAAATCCAGAAACAACCTCTGGCCACAGCTTCCATTGCACAAGTGTATAAAGCCGTTTTGCTGGATGGCAGTCCGGTAATTTTAAAACTGAGAAAACCTGATGTACAATCGGTTATTGAGGATGATTTATTGTTGATCAAAGACATTGAAAAGCTGATTTCTGCCTATTCTGAAATAGGAGAAAAACTGAATCTGAAACAGGCGATTTCTACCTTTGAAAGATCTTTGCTCGAAGAGGTTTCTCTGACTAATGAAAGAAATAATATCCTGCAGTTCCGTCTGAACTTTAAGAATAATAAAGAAACCTATGTTCCTAAAGTCTACGAAGAATTTTCCAACAACAATATTCTTTGTATGGAATTTATCGACGGGATAAAGGTTACCGATAAATCAGTGCTGCTGGCAAATGATATTGACCCTGTAAAAGTTTCCGAAGCGGGATTAAGGCTGTTTGTATCACAGATTTTAGACTATGGATTCTTCCATGCAGATCCTCACGCTGGTAATATTTTAGTGAAAAAAGACGGTAAAATAGTCTTCATAGATTTTGGAGCGGTAGGAAAAATTCAGCCTAATGATAAAGAAATTCTTGAAAATCTTATCGTAAGTTTTGTCGCCAAAAACTCCCATAAAATAGTCCGGTCACTCAAAAAAATGGCCATAAGCTATGAAATACCGGACGAAAGACGGTTTGAAAATGATGTAGAGGATATCTTGAATTTTGTTCACAGCTCATCACTGCAGGATATTAATGTTCAGGTGATCATCAACAAGATGAAGGATATTCTAAAGGATAACAGGCTTTATATGCCGGATTACTTCTATCTTTTATTCAAAGGGATCAGCCTGATAGAAGGTGTTGGAAGAAGTATTAATCCTGATCTGGATATCGTTAAAAGTCTTCATCCTTACACGAAAAAGATTTTCACAAAAAAAATAAATCCTAAGAACCTCTTGAAAACAGGGATGGATAGAATGATGAATTTCACGGATAATGTAGATGAAATCCCGAAAGAGCTCCGTTCTGTTCTTCAAAAACTGGATGAAAATAAATTCACCGTTTCCAGCGAAATTAAAAATATAGACAAGACCAACCAGCTGATCAAATCCAGTGTGATCAATCTGATTCTGGCCATGATCTTAGGGGCAAATATCATTGCAACAGCCATCGTTTTTAGTTCAGAATCCGGTCCGAGAATAGGAGAGTTGTCGTTAGTAGCAGTCTTAGGCTTTGTATTTTCAATTATTCTGGTCCTGATACTTTTACTGAGAGTAACAAGAAAGTGA
- the purH gene encoding bifunctional phosphoribosylaminoimidazolecarboxamide formyltransferase/IMP cyclohydrolase: MSKKRVLISVSDKSGLVEFAQFLEAQNYELISTGGTFKHLKDAGLNPIQIDEVTNFPEMLDGRVKTLHPKVHGGLLAVRNNEEHMKTVQEHGIGLIDMVIVNLYPFFENVNKDISLHEKVEFIDIGGPSMLRSAAKNFDSVTVITDVEDYAAVKIEMEQNGDTYIETRKKLAGKVFNLTSAYDAAISRMLLDEEYPTYLNASYKKVADLRYGENPHQTAAYYVSTFENGAMKDFEQLGGKELSFNNLRDMDLCWKVVTEFKEEMACCAVKHSTPCGVAIGTSALETYQKTFECDPVSIFGGIVAMNYKIDAATAEELNKTFLEIVMAPEFDEEALEILRKKKNLRIIKIVNPVSDKQTWVKVDGGILVQDNDTYFSDDIKVVTEVQPTEEQKKALLFSQRVVKYVKSNAIVVSNGIQAFGIGGGQVNRIWATQQAIERAKEKFSGDLVLASDAFFPFRDVVDFCAQEGIKAIIQPGGSVKDQDSVEAANEHGIPMMFTGVRHFFH, encoded by the coding sequence ATGAGTAAAAAGAGAGTTTTAATCAGTGTTTCTGACAAAAGTGGATTAGTAGAATTCGCACAGTTTTTGGAAGCTCAGAATTATGAGTTGATCTCCACAGGAGGAACGTTCAAACATTTGAAAGACGCTGGTTTAAATCCTATTCAGATTGATGAGGTAACCAATTTCCCTGAAATGCTGGACGGAAGAGTGAAAACTTTACACCCGAAAGTTCACGGAGGATTGCTGGCTGTTCGTAACAACGAAGAGCACATGAAAACCGTTCAGGAACACGGAATTGGTCTGATTGATATGGTGATCGTAAACCTTTACCCTTTCTTTGAAAATGTGAACAAAGACATTTCTTTACATGAAAAGGTAGAATTTATCGATATCGGTGGTCCGTCAATGCTTCGTTCTGCAGCGAAAAACTTTGATTCTGTAACGGTAATTACTGATGTAGAAGATTATGCAGCAGTGAAAATTGAAATGGAGCAAAACGGAGACACGTACATTGAAACCCGTAAAAAGCTTGCAGGAAAGGTATTCAACCTTACTTCTGCTTATGATGCGGCCATTTCAAGAATGCTTTTAGATGAAGAATATCCTACCTACTTAAATGCTTCTTACAAAAAAGTTGCTGACCTAAGATACGGAGAAAACCCTCACCAGACAGCAGCTTACTATGTTTCTACTTTCGAGAATGGAGCAATGAAAGACTTTGAACAGCTTGGTGGTAAAGAACTTTCTTTCAACAATCTTCGTGATATGGACCTTTGCTGGAAAGTAGTTACTGAATTCAAAGAAGAAATGGCTTGTTGTGCCGTAAAACACTCTACCCCTTGTGGAGTTGCTATCGGAACTTCAGCATTGGAGACTTATCAGAAAACATTTGAATGTGACCCGGTTTCTATCTTTGGCGGAATTGTTGCAATGAACTATAAAATTGATGCTGCAACAGCGGAAGAATTAAACAAAACTTTCCTTGAGATCGTGATGGCTCCTGAATTCGACGAAGAAGCTCTTGAAATTTTAAGAAAAAAGAAGAACTTAAGAATCATCAAAATTGTAAACCCTGTTTCTGACAAGCAGACCTGGGTGAAGGTAGACGGTGGTATTCTGGTTCAGGATAATGATACTTACTTCTCTGACGATATCAAAGTGGTTACAGAAGTACAGCCTACGGAAGAGCAGAAAAAAGCATTACTTTTCTCTCAGAGAGTGGTAAAATATGTGAAATCAAATGCTATTGTAGTTTCCAACGGAATTCAGGCATTCGGTATCGGTGGCGGACAGGTAAACAGAATCTGGGCTACACAGCAGGCAATCGAAAGAGCAAAAGAAAAATTCTCCGGAGATTTGGTATTGGCTTCAGATGCGTTTTTCCCTTTCCGTGATGTGGTAGATTTCTGCGCTCAGGAAGGTATTAAGGCGATTATTCAGCCGGGTGGAAGTGTAAAAGATCAGGATAGCGTAGAAGCTGCAAATGAGCACGGTATTCCAATGATGTTTACAGGGGTTAGACACTTTTTCCACTAA
- the guaA gene encoding glutamine-hydrolyzing GMP synthase, producing MNNGIIILDFGSQYNQLIGRRIREMGVYSEILPYNTPLQDILAKQPKGIILSGGPSSVNAENAHLVEKELYEQGVPVLGICYGMQMTAHLLGGKVNKGEKGEYGKANLEIIKESSLLKGVTQNSVVWMSHFDEVGELPAGFELNAKSGVIASISNEESKIYCVQFHPEVSHTEEGGKMLENFVFGICNSEKNWKLTNYIEKTVEEIREKVGDNKVILGLSGGVDSSVAAVLIHKAIGDQLTCIFVDTGLLRKDEGKKVMDQYGEHFHMNIKMVDAQERFLSKLAGVDDPEAKRKIIGNEFIHVFDEESHKIEGAKFLAQGTIYPDVIESQSVNGPSAVIKSHHNVGGLPEDMEFELLEPLRELFKDEVRRVGEELGIPHHMVYRHPFPGPGLGIRVLGAVDAEKVRILQEADDIFIEELYKNDLYEKVSQAFVVLLPVKSVGVMGDERTYEYTAVVRSANTIDFMTATWSRLPYEFLDTVSSRIINEVRGINRVAYDISSKPPATIEWE from the coding sequence ATGAACAACGGTATTATTATTTTAGATTTCGGATCCCAGTACAACCAGCTTATCGGAAGAAGAATCCGTGAGATGGGAGTGTACTCTGAAATCTTACCTTACAATACACCATTACAAGATATTTTAGCAAAACAGCCCAAAGGAATCATCCTTTCCGGTGGACCAAGTTCTGTGAATGCAGAAAATGCCCATCTGGTTGAAAAAGAATTGTACGAGCAGGGAGTTCCTGTATTGGGAATCTGCTATGGAATGCAGATGACGGCTCACCTTTTAGGAGGGAAAGTAAACAAAGGAGAAAAAGGAGAGTACGGTAAAGCAAATCTTGAGATCATTAAAGAAAGCTCTTTATTAAAAGGAGTTACTCAGAACTCTGTAGTTTGGATGAGCCACTTTGACGAAGTAGGAGAATTGCCTGCAGGTTTTGAATTAAATGCAAAATCAGGAGTAATTGCTTCTATCTCTAACGAAGAAAGTAAAATCTACTGTGTTCAGTTCCACCCGGAAGTATCTCATACAGAAGAAGGAGGAAAAATGCTTGAAAATTTCGTTTTCGGAATCTGTAACTCAGAGAAAAACTGGAAACTGACAAACTATATCGAGAAAACAGTTGAGGAAATCCGTGAGAAAGTAGGAGACAACAAAGTGATCCTTGGACTTTCAGGAGGAGTAGACTCTTCTGTAGCCGCTGTTTTGATCCATAAAGCAATCGGTGATCAGTTAACTTGTATCTTCGTAGATACGGGATTATTGAGAAAGGATGAAGGCAAAAAAGTAATGGATCAGTATGGAGAGCATTTCCATATGAACATTAAAATGGTGGATGCTCAGGAAAGATTCCTTTCAAAACTAGCTGGAGTAGACGATCCTGAAGCGAAGAGAAAAATCATCGGAAACGAATTCATTCACGTATTTGATGAAGAATCCCATAAAATTGAAGGCGCTAAATTCTTAGCACAGGGAACCATTTATCCTGACGTTATCGAAAGCCAGTCTGTTAACGGACCCTCTGCAGTAATCAAGTCTCACCACAATGTGGGAGGACTTCCTGAAGATATGGAATTCGAGTTGCTAGAGCCGCTAAGAGAGCTTTTCAAAGACGAAGTAAGAAGAGTAGGAGAAGAATTGGGAATTCCTCACCACATGGTATACAGACACCCTTTCCCAGGTCCTGGATTAGGAATCAGAGTATTGGGAGCGGTAGATGCTGAGAAAGTAAGGATCCTTCAGGAAGCTGACGATATCTTCATCGAGGAATTATATAAAAATGACCTTTACGAAAAAGTATCCCAGGCATTCGTTGTACTTCTTCCGGTAAAATCTGTAGGAGTAATGGGTGACGAAAGAACTTATGAATATACAGCTGTAGTTCGTTCTGCCAATACTATCGACTTTATGACGGCAACATGGAGCAGACTTCCTTACGAGTTCTTAGATACCGTTTCCAGCAGAATTATCAACGAAGTAAGAGGAATCAACAGAGTAGCTTACGATATTTCAAGCAAACCACCTGCAACCATTGAATGGGAATAA
- a CDS encoding carbon-nitrogen hydrolase family protein — protein sequence MQIETRNLTLQDYDELAETMKRAYPQMSESIWSKKSIDKLTKMFPNGQICITVDGKLAAVALSIIVNYDEFGDDHTYSDITGNYTFNTHTSTGNVLYGIEVFVDPEFRELRLGRRLYDARKELCELLNLKSIVLGGRIPNYHKYSHELSPREYIRKVRDKEIYDPVLSFQLSNNFLPIKILKKYLPEDEASRENAVLLQWNNIYYSRKPNTMQDSIIRLGLVQWQMRHFKDIDAFYEQVEFFVNVMGDYKSDFVLFPELFNTPLLAPFNNLSERDSMIELAKLTEDIKNKISELAISYNVNIISGSMPVFENNDLYNVSYLLHRDGRVDEYRKIHITPNEKRYYGMKGGNEIKVFDTDCGKIGLVICYDVEFPELPRILADQGMKILFVPYLTDTQNAYMRVRHCAAARAIENECYVAIAGCVGNLPKVNNMDIQFGQAAVFTPSDFAFPSNAVKGEATPNTEMTLIVDVDLNLLKDLHHNGSVQVMKDRRKDLYETYLK from the coding sequence ATGCAAATAGAAACAAGAAACCTGACTCTTCAGGATTATGATGAACTGGCGGAAACGATGAAAAGGGCCTACCCGCAAATGTCGGAATCCATTTGGTCCAAAAAAAGTATTGATAAGCTTACAAAAATGTTTCCTAACGGACAGATTTGTATTACGGTAGACGGTAAACTGGCTGCTGTAGCGCTTTCAATCATTGTCAATTATGATGAATTCGGAGATGATCATACCTATAGTGATATTACAGGAAATTATACATTCAATACCCATACTTCCACGGGAAATGTTCTCTATGGAATTGAAGTTTTCGTAGATCCTGAATTTCGTGAGCTACGTTTGGGAAGAAGACTATACGATGCCAGAAAAGAACTTTGTGAACTATTAAACTTAAAATCCATTGTTCTGGGCGGTAGAATTCCCAATTATCACAAATACAGCCACGAACTTTCTCCAAGAGAATATATCAGAAAAGTCAGAGACAAAGAGATTTATGATCCGGTATTGTCTTTCCAGCTTTCCAATAACTTTCTTCCGATAAAAATCCTGAAGAAATACCTTCCGGAAGATGAAGCATCAAGAGAAAATGCGGTGCTCTTGCAATGGAACAATATCTATTACAGCAGAAAACCAAATACTATGCAGGACAGCATTATCCGTCTTGGACTGGTGCAATGGCAGATGAGGCACTTCAAAGATATTGATGCTTTTTATGAACAGGTGGAATTTTTTGTGAATGTAATGGGAGATTATAAATCAGACTTCGTTCTTTTCCCTGAACTCTTTAATACTCCTTTGCTTGCTCCTTTCAACAATCTTTCCGAAAGGGACAGTATGATAGAGCTGGCAAAACTTACTGAAGATATTAAAAATAAGATTTCAGAACTGGCAATCAGCTACAACGTAAATATTATTTCCGGAAGTATGCCTGTTTTTGAAAACAATGATCTGTACAACGTCAGTTACCTTCTTCACCGTGACGGCCGCGTGGACGAATACCGGAAAATTCATATCACCCCGAATGAAAAAAGATATTATGGAATGAAAGGAGGAAATGAAATCAAAGTTTTTGATACCGACTGCGGAAAAATAGGTCTTGTGATCTGCTATGATGTAGAATTCCCGGAATTGCCAAGGATTTTAGCTGATCAGGGAATGAAAATCCTGTTTGTTCCATATCTTACGGATACCCAAAATGCCTACATGAGAGTACGTCACTGTGCTGCAGCCAGAGCTATAGAAAATGAATGCTATGTAGCGATTGCCGGCTGTGTGGGAAATCTTCCGAAAGTAAATAATATGGATATCCAGTTTGGGCAGGCTGCCGTATTTACCCCTTCAGATTTTGCCTTTCCATCCAATGCGGTAAAAGGTGAAGCCACTCCCAACACAGAAATGACCCTGATTGTTGATGTAGACCTGAATTTATTGAAAGATCTTCATCATAACGGCTCTGTTCAGGTGATGAAAGACCGCAGGAAAGATCTATATGAAACCTATCTTAAATAA
- the purD gene encoding phosphoribosylamine--glycine ligase, whose amino-acid sequence MRILIIGEGGRESALAAKLQNDSRISKMFFANGNATTDVIGKNVHLSEIKELRDFAIKEKIDLTIVGPEAPLVAGIKDEFKKHDLKVFGPTQKVASLEGSKAFSKKFMQTYDIKTAKAVVFDSYNDAKEYVQTQQYPLVIKASGLAGGKGVVICDNIEEAEATIHDFMIRRIYGDAGIRLVIEEFLQGFEASIIAFSNGEKLFPCVAAKDYKKAGNGDTGPNTGGMGSVAPSPEFTQEHYADFEKNILEPTVTGLKAEGFGFKGIIFFGLMVTKNGAYLLEYNMRFGDPETQVLMALMENNLLDVIQDCMEGKDIELKFKDEKAVCLVMCSGGYPRNIETGFEITGEDKLKHSKLLYAGAVTKGDKVVSNGGRVLNIVATGATYDDARKKVYEDAAHVHFDYGFYREDIGKF is encoded by the coding sequence ATGAGAATATTAATCATAGGTGAAGGCGGTAGAGAATCTGCTTTAGCGGCAAAGCTTCAGAATGACTCAAGAATTTCTAAAATGTTTTTTGCCAACGGGAATGCTACTACCGATGTAATAGGGAAAAATGTTCATTTATCAGAAATCAAAGAACTTAGAGATTTCGCTATTAAAGAAAAGATTGATCTTACGATCGTAGGTCCGGAAGCTCCTCTTGTAGCGGGTATCAAGGACGAATTTAAAAAACACGATCTTAAAGTTTTCGGTCCAACTCAAAAGGTAGCAAGCCTTGAAGGAAGTAAAGCTTTCTCTAAGAAATTTATGCAGACCTATGATATCAAAACAGCTAAGGCGGTAGTATTTGATTCATACAATGATGCTAAAGAATATGTGCAGACACAGCAGTATCCTTTGGTAATCAAAGCCAGTGGTTTGGCAGGTGGAAAAGGTGTTGTTATTTGTGACAACATTGAAGAAGCTGAAGCTACCATACACGACTTTATGATCAGAAGAATCTATGGAGATGCTGGTATCCGTTTAGTTATTGAAGAATTTTTACAAGGTTTTGAAGCGTCTATCATTGCTTTCTCTAATGGTGAAAAACTATTCCCATGTGTAGCGGCAAAAGACTATAAAAAAGCAGGAAACGGTGATACAGGACCTAATACAGGAGGTATGGGATCAGTAGCGCCAAGTCCGGAATTTACTCAGGAGCATTATGCGGATTTTGAGAAAAATATCTTAGAGCCTACTGTTACAGGGCTTAAAGCTGAAGGTTTCGGATTCAAAGGAATCATTTTCTTCGGATTGATGGTGACGAAAAACGGAGCTTACCTTCTTGAATACAATATGAGATTCGGAGATCCTGAAACTCAGGTATTGATGGCACTTATGGAAAACAATCTTTTAGATGTGATCCAGGACTGTATGGAAGGAAAAGACATTGAGCTTAAATTTAAAGACGAAAAAGCTGTTTGTCTGGTAATGTGCTCAGGAGGTTATCCGAGAAACATCGAAACCGGTTTCGAAATTACCGGGGAAGATAAACTGAAACATAGCAAACTGTTATATGCAGGAGCAGTCACTAAAGGTGATAAAGTAGTTTCCAATGGAGGTAGAGTACTGAACATTGTGGCTACAGGAGCTACCTACGATGATGCCCGCAAGAAAGTTTACGAAGATGCAGCTCACGTACATTTCGATTACGGCTTCTACAGAGAAGACATCGGAAAGTTTTAA